Proteins encoded by one window of Methanothermobacter sp. K4:
- the tusB gene encoding sulfurtransferase complex subunit TusB produces MERLLMGSVGFLVTKSPSELGFRTFLDLVGIWREDELSVYLISGGVYAAMKKNRYSHTIRELSETEAVFARKEDLMARGITRDMLIDGVEILEGFDRIVVDIMEKHRMVFTI; encoded by the coding sequence GTGGAGCGGTTACTGATGGGTTCTGTGGGGTTTCTTGTAACTAAAAGTCCATCTGAACTGGGTTTCAGGACATTCCTTGACCTTGTGGGGATATGGAGGGAGGATGAACTCAGCGTATACCTCATATCAGGTGGAGTGTATGCTGCAATGAAAAAAAACAGGTATTCCCACACCATCAGAGAACTGTCAGAGACCGAGGCTGTTTTTGCAAGGAAGGAAGATCTAATGGCAAGGGGTATAACCCGTGACATGCTCATTGATGGTGTGGAAATACTTGAGGGTTTTGACAGGATAGTTGTGGATATCATGGAGAAGCACCGGATGGTCTTCACCATCTAA
- a CDS encoding DUF166 domain-containing protein, giving the protein MVRVAIVTDGPYGERAHKNICEEFETDFIELEAPTGIFADEVEIPHEKIGQIVSADIVITYILHPDLTLELVDRIHNDVDWIIVGAWRGEGFRNQLLGYGNVTAPENMCDLEENGNPSFDEFVSKFGKPVVEVDVEDDIVKEIRVLRCSPCGATRFVAEELVGTEVKDLPVRAGLKIQHYPCRAAKMRLFADDECKKELAARTHCEAFERALENQ; this is encoded by the coding sequence ATGGTCAGGGTTGCAATTGTGACAGATGGCCCCTACGGTGAAAGGGCCCACAAGAACATATGCGAGGAGTTTGAAACAGATTTCATTGAACTTGAGGCCCCCACAGGCATATTCGCAGATGAAGTTGAAATACCCCATGAAAAGATTGGGCAGATAGTATCAGCGGATATCGTTATAACCTACATCCTTCACCCGGACCTCACACTTGAACTTGTGGACCGCATCCACAATGATGTGGACTGGATAATAGTGGGTGCCTGGAGGGGTGAGGGCTTCAGGAATCAGCTGCTGGGTTACGGGAATGTCACAGCACCAGAGAACATGTGCGACCTTGAGGAGAACGGGAATCCGTCCTTCGATGAATTCGTATCGAAATTTGGAAAGCCAGTGGTTGAGGTTGATGTTGAAGACGACATAGTAAAAGAGATAAGGGTCCTCAGGTGTTCACCCTGCGGTGCAACACGGTTTGTTGCAGAGGAACTTGTCGGAACTGAGGTGAAGGACCTGCCTGTCCGTGCAGGCCTTAAGATACAGCATTACCCCTGCAGAGCCGCAAAGATGAGGTTATTTGCAGATGATGAGTGCAAGAAGGAGCTGGCTGCCAGGACCCACTGTGAGGCCTTTGAGAGGGCGCTTGAAAATCAGTGA
- a CDS encoding ferrous iron transport protein A produces the protein METTLDRISESERVTVTSVDITGKIKHRFTVMGIVRGSRVTLEKVAPLGDPLKVRVRGHPLSIRREEASMIRVRRD, from the coding sequence ATGGAAACTACACTCGACAGAATATCCGAATCAGAAAGGGTAACGGTCACCTCAGTTGATATTACCGGTAAGATAAAGCACAGGTTCACGGTGATGGGAATCGTCAGGGGGTCCAGGGTAACCCTTGAAAAGGTTGCACCCCTCGGCGACCCCCTAAAGGTGAGGGTCAGGGGCCACCCCTTATCCATCCGCAGGGAGGAGGCCTCAATGATAAGGGTGAGGAGAGATTAG
- a CDS encoding DsrE family protein — protein MKSSLIIIDRAPYGSEDAFSGFYVVIACLNSGLDSDVLLMEDGVYAAVADQKSESIGYPNVEELTYLIFPEGSILVHEGSLRERGLVEEDLVEAAEIINDEELHEIISAKGETAVIRI, from the coding sequence ATGAAATCCTCTCTCATAATAATAGACAGGGCCCCCTATGGATCTGAAGATGCATTCAGTGGTTTCTATGTTGTCATAGCATGTCTGAACAGTGGCCTTGACTCTGATGTTCTCCTAATGGAGGATGGGGTCTACGCTGCAGTTGCAGATCAGAAATCAGAGAGCATAGGCTACCCAAATGTGGAGGAGCTCACATACCTCATATTTCCGGAGGGGAGCATACTGGTACATGAGGGGTCCCTCAGGGAGAGGGGGCTTGTGGAGGAGGATCTTGTTGAGGCTGCAGAGATAATAAACGATGAGGAGCTCCATGAGATAATCTCTGCAAAGGGTGAAACCGCAGTTATCAGGATATGA
- a CDS encoding (Fe-S)-binding protein: MEMDEVKRELIPDGPLVREVTLKQVKPCIASEGKIRVLMELDSEIGDIIPLLANMYPPGAVNYVKKKNILTLTIYDRLISLYPSGKVSMNKNHDVEEAFDIIRRIMERINQAHEAYLRGVRGRDVESIGPLDIQRCLPGSNCGECGESTCMAFAMKLLNGEQKLDNCYPLKEPWMQENVQCLEKLLGEQLMETLGWSGY, translated from the coding sequence ATGGAAATGGATGAGGTTAAAAGGGAGCTCATCCCTGATGGGCCCCTTGTAAGGGAGGTTACCCTCAAACAGGTGAAGCCATGCATTGCAAGTGAGGGGAAAATAAGGGTCCTTATGGAGCTTGACTCTGAAATCGGAGACATAATCCCCCTCCTGGCAAATATGTATCCGCCGGGTGCTGTGAATTATGTTAAGAAGAAAAACATTCTCACCCTCACAATCTACGACAGGCTCATAAGCCTCTACCCCTCAGGAAAGGTCAGCATGAACAAAAACCATGACGTGGAGGAGGCCTTTGATATCATAAGGCGGATCATGGAAAGGATAAACCAGGCACACGAGGCCTACCTGAGGGGTGTGCGTGGAAGGGACGTGGAAAGCATTGGACCACTGGATATACAGAGGTGCCTCCCTGGCAGCAACTGTGGAGAATGCGGTGAATCAACATGCATGGCCTTTGCAATGAAGCTCCTGAACGGTGAGCAGAAACTCGATAACTGCTACCCCCTCAAGGAGCCATGGATGCAGGAGAATGTCCAGTGCCTTGAGAAACTTCTTGGTGAGCAGCTCATGGAGACACTGGGGTGGAGCGGTTACTGA
- a CDS encoding FAD-dependent oxidoreductase, which yields MRVVIVGGGAGGLSTASNIRKYDKDAEITVITRDKHVAYSPCAIPYVMCGEVECFDDIVMHQPEDYRERNIDILTETEVEEVDPNKKTVTYVKDGKRHEIPYDVLVLATGGSPFIPPVEGVDLEGVFTIRTLADGERISEWASQSKKAVVVGAGLIGLEIAYGLLKMGLEVTVTEMLPQIVPRSLDPDMAAIVQEYLEEKGIRVVLGKALERITGDGRVEAVAVGDECIEADLVVLATGVRPETKLARMAGCELGQWAVRVNERMQTSVPDIYAVGDCVEVYDAVTGFRTQSPLGSTAVRQARVAARNIVGLDATFRPVLNAMVSKIGELEFGAVGLTEVMALQSGIKVVSGKKRALTKARYYPGAERIDVKMICDLKGRIIGCQMVAKERVAERVDTMSLAISQGLTCSDLAWTEFSYAPPVSMVIDPIILAAEAACEKLKRVNSKQDD from the coding sequence ATGAGAGTTGTTATAGTTGGAGGAGGGGCCGGAGGACTTTCAACGGCCTCAAACATAAGAAAATATGATAAGGATGCAGAGATAACTGTTATAACCCGTGATAAGCACGTGGCATATTCACCCTGCGCAATACCCTACGTTATGTGCGGGGAGGTTGAGTGCTTTGATGATATAGTGATGCACCAGCCAGAGGACTACAGGGAACGCAACATAGATATCCTCACAGAAACCGAGGTGGAAGAGGTTGACCCCAATAAAAAAACCGTGACCTATGTGAAGGATGGTAAACGCCATGAAATACCCTACGACGTCCTTGTCCTTGCAACCGGGGGCTCCCCATTCATACCACCGGTTGAGGGGGTTGACCTTGAGGGAGTGTTCACCATAAGGACGCTCGCAGATGGTGAGAGGATAAGTGAATGGGCCTCACAGAGTAAAAAGGCTGTGGTGGTGGGCGCAGGACTCATAGGTCTTGAGATAGCATATGGTCTTCTGAAAATGGGGCTTGAAGTTACCGTGACAGAGATGCTGCCACAGATCGTCCCCCGTTCCCTGGACCCTGACATGGCAGCCATAGTACAGGAGTACCTTGAGGAGAAGGGGATAAGGGTTGTCCTTGGAAAGGCACTTGAGAGGATAACCGGAGACGGAAGGGTCGAGGCGGTTGCTGTGGGAGATGAGTGCATTGAGGCCGACCTGGTGGTCCTCGCAACAGGGGTGAGGCCAGAGACAAAACTTGCCCGGATGGCGGGATGCGAACTTGGACAGTGGGCGGTCAGGGTCAATGAGAGGATGCAGACAAGCGTACCCGACATTTACGCCGTAGGGGACTGCGTTGAGGTCTACGATGCCGTGACAGGCTTCAGGACACAGTCACCCCTGGGTTCAACTGCTGTGAGACAGGCCCGGGTGGCTGCAAGGAACATCGTGGGTCTTGATGCAACCTTCAGGCCGGTTCTCAACGCTATGGTATCAAAGATAGGTGAACTCGAGTTTGGTGCTGTTGGACTCACAGAGGTCATGGCACTCCAGAGCGGGATAAAGGTGGTCTCAGGAAAGAAGAGGGCCCTTACAAAGGCCAGATACTATCCCGGCGCCGAGAGGATTGATGTGAAGATGATATGTGACCTTAAGGGAAGGATAATCGGGTGCCAGATGGTTGCAAAGGAGAGGGTGGCTGAAAGGGTTGACACCATGTCACTTGCCATATCACAGGGACTCACATGTTCAGATCTTGCATGGACCGAGTTTTCGTATGCACCCCCCGTTTCAATGGTCATCGACCCAATAATCCTTGCAGCGGAGGCCGCCTGTGAAAAACTCAAAAGGGTGAACAGCAAGCAGGATGATTGA
- the feoB gene encoding ferrous iron transport protein B yields MSLRIALAGNPNVGKSTLFNSLTGLNQHVGNWPGKTVEKKEGHLHFRECDIEVIDLPGTYSLAAGSPEEEVVIDYLLEEPPDLVINVVDASNLERNLYLALQIMEFGLNTIIAVNLNHEAERRGYSLDYGKLEELLGVPVVRIEATEDEQDELLEGLIEWNKGEPRIPGYEFLRHESLSRLYELIRGSELKFPPQWIIIKLLEGDERVASMVGEEIHDEFRRIRRILEDEYSVKADVIVSDARYGLIEALLESTLRKPPVDRITGSEIIDRIALNRFLGLPVLLGVMWLIFQLTFTAGAPLTDLLDFAFSYLADVVHGVMGDSLLASLLSDGVIGGVGSVLVFIPNIFILFFLLSFLEDSGYLARAAFVMDRVMNTLGGLSGRSFIPMVLGFGCCVPAVMATRTIDSERERIITALTVPFMSCSARLPVYVLFTAALFPVIYRGWVIFSLYILGIVVAILTARLLGDRIVEGERSLFLMELPPYRLPRLKALLIHTYMRGVQFIKRAGTIILAGSLVIWFLSNFPEGNVSSSILGITGSMITPIFQPLGFGDWQSAVAIIFGFAAKELVISTFGAVYGTGDVAATIQGIFTPLEAFSFMVFILLYTPCLATLAVIKQEAGTKWALFSPAYSLLVAWIASFLVYTAGTLTGL; encoded by the coding sequence TTGTCACTGAGGATAGCCCTTGCAGGAAACCCCAATGTGGGTAAGAGCACCCTGTTCAACAGCCTCACAGGTCTAAATCAGCATGTCGGCAACTGGCCAGGCAAAACCGTTGAAAAGAAGGAGGGACACCTGCACTTCAGGGAATGTGACATTGAGGTCATAGATCTCCCTGGAACCTACAGTCTCGCAGCTGGTTCTCCAGAGGAGGAGGTGGTGATCGATTACCTCCTTGAGGAGCCTCCTGATCTTGTGATAAACGTTGTTGATGCATCCAACCTCGAAAGAAACCTTTACCTGGCCCTCCAGATAATGGAGTTTGGCCTTAACACCATCATCGCAGTGAACCTCAACCACGAGGCCGAGAGGAGGGGTTACAGTCTGGATTATGGGAAACTTGAGGAACTCCTTGGCGTGCCTGTTGTGAGGATCGAGGCAACTGAAGACGAGCAGGATGAGCTCCTTGAAGGGCTAATCGAATGGAATAAAGGTGAACCCCGGATCCCAGGATATGAATTCCTGAGACACGAATCTCTGAGCAGACTGTATGAACTCATCAGGGGCAGCGAACTCAAATTTCCACCGCAATGGATCATCATAAAGCTCCTTGAGGGCGATGAGAGGGTGGCCTCAATGGTTGGAGAGGAAATTCATGATGAATTCAGGAGGATTCGCAGGATCCTTGAGGATGAATACTCTGTGAAGGCCGACGTCATTGTATCCGATGCCCGGTATGGGCTTATAGAGGCCCTCCTTGAGAGTACACTCAGAAAGCCACCGGTGGATCGGATTACAGGGTCAGAGATTATTGACAGAATTGCGCTCAACAGGTTCCTTGGCCTTCCTGTGCTCCTTGGTGTGATGTGGCTGATTTTTCAGCTGACATTCACTGCAGGGGCCCCACTGACAGACCTGCTGGATTTCGCCTTTTCATACCTTGCAGATGTGGTTCATGGCGTCATGGGCGATTCTCTGCTTGCATCCCTTCTATCTGATGGGGTGATAGGTGGTGTAGGGTCGGTCCTGGTCTTCATACCCAACATATTCATCCTTTTCTTCCTCCTGTCATTCCTTGAGGATTCAGGTTACCTTGCCAGGGCGGCATTTGTCATGGATCGTGTGATGAACACCCTGGGGGGCCTCAGTGGAAGGTCATTCATCCCCATGGTGCTGGGCTTCGGATGCTGCGTACCTGCCGTCATGGCCACAAGGACGATAGACTCTGAGAGGGAGAGGATAATAACAGCACTAACAGTTCCCTTCATGTCATGCAGCGCAAGGCTCCCTGTCTATGTGCTATTCACAGCAGCCCTCTTCCCGGTTATCTACCGGGGCTGGGTGATATTCTCACTTTACATTCTCGGGATAGTGGTGGCCATACTGACCGCCCGCTTACTTGGTGATAGAATCGTGGAGGGTGAAAGGTCACTCTTCCTCATGGAGCTTCCACCCTACAGGCTTCCGAGACTTAAGGCACTTCTCATTCACACCTACATGAGGGGTGTTCAGTTTATAAAGAGGGCTGGGACCATCATACTTGCAGGTTCACTGGTGATATGGTTCCTCTCGAACTTCCCGGAAGGGAACGTTTCATCATCAATCCTGGGGATCACAGGGTCCATGATAACGCCCATCTTCCAGCCACTGGGCTTTGGGGACTGGCAGTCCGCGGTTGCAATCATATTCGGTTTTGCCGCAAAGGAGCTTGTAATAAGTACCTTCGGGGCGGTATACGGCACCGGTGATGTTGCAGCAACCATTCAGGGGATTTTCACGCCACTGGAGGCCTTCTCCTTCATGGTATTCATACTGCTCTACACCCCCTGCCTTGCAACACTTGCCGTAATAAAACAGGAGGCAGGTACAAAATGGGCCCTCTTCTCCCCAGCCTATTCCCTGCTGGTTGCCTGGATTGCTTCATTCCTTGTCTACACGGCAGGTACTCTGACTGGTTTATGA
- a CDS encoding arsenate reductase ArsC yields the protein MKKRVLFICRNNSGRSQMAEGILRNMYGDHYHVQSAGSQPREINPLTVRVMEEIGIDMSSHKPTNLRELEGEEFDVVVSLCDDACPVFLGGKRFIHAEFPDPAGGDITRFRRIRDEILDWIRTEFKPEDD from the coding sequence ATGAAGAAGAGGGTTCTTTTCATATGCAGAAACAACTCAGGAAGATCCCAGATGGCCGAAGGTATTCTCAGAAACATGTACGGGGATCACTACCATGTCCAGAGTGCCGGAAGCCAGCCAAGGGAAATTAACCCCCTGACAGTGAGGGTCATGGAGGAGATCGGAATCGATATGAGCTCCCATAAGCCCACCAACCTAAGGGAACTCGAGGGTGAGGAGTTCGATGTTGTTGTGAGCCTCTGTGATGATGCATGCCCTGTATTCCTTGGTGGTAAGAGGTTCATACATGCAGAGTTTCCAGACCCTGCAGGTGGGGATATAACCAGATTCAGAAGGATACGTGATGAAATCTTAGACTGGATAAGGACTGAATTCAAACCGGAGGATGACTGA
- a CDS encoding DsrE/DsrF/TusD sulfur relay family protein, which translates to MEKKLLTIVLLEGPYRHQYADIASELAESAIKNGYDVNIFLYMDGTHVPKRDQAPQSFPNVAEKFRALVRAGVNVISCIRCSTAWGYTCSEKPYIKGVEIKSVYELAEWIKKSHRVISLGC; encoded by the coding sequence ATGGAGAAAAAACTGCTCACAATAGTCCTCCTGGAGGGTCCCTACCGCCACCAGTATGCAGATATAGCCTCAGAACTGGCAGAAAGCGCCATTAAAAATGGCTATGATGTTAACATATTCCTTTACATGGATGGAACACATGTACCGAAAAGGGACCAGGCCCCCCAGTCATTCCCCAATGTCGCAGAAAAATTCAGGGCCCTTGTAAGGGCCGGTGTTAATGTGATATCCTGCATAAGGTGCTCCACTGCATGGGGCTACACCTGTTCAGAGAAGCCCTACATAAAGGGTGTGGAGATAAAAAGCGTTTATGAACTGGCAGAATGGATAAAGAAAAGTCACCGTGTGATAAGTCTGGGTTGTTAA
- a CDS encoding cobaltochelatase subunit CobN — protein sequence MRRSVIPLILIIALMFTGGVSAADNSNNTTGDVIAENSSHYNLLILTGSTSSTKAIVEGYKLAGQNGYRFNLSMFTNDELLRNEPQIDAAAIEAGRRADVILIQMISSPNTVAKVNQILNVTSAKRIIAIGTGNTFKNHPSIGEDNATVKNIWDQGGPENFRRMMLLLLRDAGMKLRPGENLTAIPAIKSFVYHPDSAQQFTSWDQYNSWYVQSGHYKPGKPWIGILTFDTYYRGSDMRMHTAIVESLERKGYNVMLGFAADTPTKRNVIEKFFLDGNRTPRISGLITCMGFNLYNGDPVNSTSILRELDVPALSAVYASNLKTWNESISGLSSEVYWQIALPEIDGRIEPIMIGGGVEMVDPETGLRYTYYVPIPDRIERLTERMINWVKLRELSNAEKKIALIYYNIGGGKDGISASYLNVPESISTILGALKSAGYRVDEKSTAEVINILLGPGLNVGSWAPGELAKVVKAGAVTIPVSEYLAWFSLLPEALRNNITATWGPAPGNVMVYNGSIVIPGVMLGNVFLGPQPMRGFGEDAADLIHSTTLPPHHQYLAFYLWLQKNFNAVIHLGTHGTLEWLPGKSVGLSSLDWPDVMIGDLPHIYPYIVNNPGEGTQAKRRGYAVLINHNIPPMVVGELYGDLAELQHKINSYHSAEDPQRKLIIAEEIKNLTLKLDLHRELNLDLNASFEEALDRIEHRLDELSATLIPYGLHVFGEPLSGQLLDAMVEAIVSFYPATRNTTEFRNAIREKLASDCEISNLLRALEGRFVEPGRGADPIRIPDLLPTGKNSYSFDPRLAPDRAAWEIGKKMADDLIADYLAKNGRYPETVGVVLWAIETMRTNGQIIAMVLRLIGAEPVWDKSGRFTGINVTPLATLGRPRIDVLVTISGLFRDTFAYSIDRMDEAIRLVMKLDEPVNQNYLRKHYLQDLTNYTARGLPMADTLAGARIFGSAPGSYGTGIPAVVESTAKWNNQSQLVETYLNHMGFIYGKDIYAIDAKEVFMKQLSNVDATVQVRDSVYGVLDNDDVYQYLGGLTMAAGAMSGKNIASYIANTRFTPRIETLSDFIAAELRTRTYNPKWIEGMLSQGFSGGHQISKEIGHLFGWSAVTPELVQDWMWQRVAETYVLDSSVRDRFRSVQPYSYASTVAWLLEASRRGLWRADSATLQRLADEYISAVNEYGVVCCHHTCANIVFNEWVVKLSSLNQAALRKFASAMAAATGKSIDVPGSDTGSDTSGGTGDDGLDAGETGAPSSGSSGGRSGSTPSEAVSSGESSDTSEVSQSEPSGESGKAYEVAASSQNGSASTQTPLYALAGIIGIVCLLGAGYFYQGRN from the coding sequence ATGAGAAGATCAGTGATTCCATTAATTCTAATCATTGCACTCATGTTTACAGGAGGTGTTTCAGCAGCGGATAACAGCAACAACACCACGGGAGACGTTATTGCAGAGAACTCATCCCACTACAACCTTCTGATACTTACCGGGTCAACATCCAGTACAAAGGCGATAGTGGAGGGGTATAAACTGGCAGGCCAGAACGGCTACAGATTCAACCTCTCAATGTTCACCAATGATGAACTCCTGAGAAACGAGCCGCAGATCGATGCAGCAGCCATTGAGGCCGGCAGAAGGGCCGACGTGATACTTATACAGATGATAAGCAGTCCAAACACGGTTGCAAAGGTCAACCAGATCCTCAACGTCACATCAGCAAAAAGAATCATAGCCATAGGAACAGGGAACACCTTCAAGAACCACCCCAGTATAGGCGAGGACAATGCAACTGTTAAGAATATATGGGACCAGGGAGGCCCTGAAAATTTCAGGAGGATGATGCTTCTCCTCCTGCGGGATGCGGGGATGAAGCTCAGGCCAGGGGAGAACCTCACAGCAATTCCAGCCATAAAGTCATTTGTCTACCATCCTGACTCAGCACAGCAGTTCACCAGCTGGGACCAGTACAATTCATGGTATGTGCAGAGCGGACACTACAAGCCGGGAAAGCCGTGGATAGGGATCCTGACCTTTGACACCTACTACCGTGGAAGCGACATGAGGATGCACACCGCGATAGTTGAGAGCCTCGAGCGCAAGGGCTACAATGTGATGCTCGGATTTGCAGCGGACACACCAACAAAGAGGAATGTCATAGAGAAGTTCTTTCTGGATGGCAACAGAACACCAAGAATAAGCGGTCTCATAACCTGTATGGGATTCAACCTCTACAACGGGGATCCGGTGAACTCCACAAGCATACTGAGGGAACTTGATGTACCCGCACTCTCAGCGGTATATGCATCAAACCTCAAAACATGGAACGAGAGCATATCAGGACTCTCATCCGAGGTCTACTGGCAGATAGCCCTCCCAGAGATTGATGGGAGAATAGAGCCCATCATGATCGGTGGCGGCGTTGAGATGGTTGACCCGGAGACAGGCTTGAGGTACACCTACTACGTACCCATACCCGACAGGATAGAGAGGCTCACAGAGAGGATGATCAACTGGGTGAAACTGAGGGAACTTTCAAACGCAGAGAAGAAGATAGCCCTCATCTACTACAACATAGGGGGTGGTAAGGATGGTATCAGTGCCAGCTACCTCAACGTGCCAGAGAGCATAAGCACGATACTGGGGGCCCTGAAGTCAGCGGGCTACAGGGTGGATGAAAAGTCAACTGCAGAGGTAATCAACATACTCCTTGGACCGGGCCTCAATGTGGGGTCATGGGCCCCAGGGGAGCTTGCAAAGGTTGTGAAGGCGGGTGCAGTGACCATACCAGTATCAGAATATCTTGCCTGGTTCAGCCTCCTTCCTGAGGCCCTGAGAAACAACATAACAGCAACCTGGGGGCCAGCACCAGGGAACGTGATGGTATACAATGGCAGCATCGTGATACCCGGTGTGATGCTTGGAAACGTATTCCTTGGACCACAGCCAATGCGCGGTTTTGGCGAGGATGCAGCTGACCTCATACACTCAACCACGCTCCCACCCCACCACCAGTACCTGGCATTCTACCTGTGGCTTCAGAAGAACTTCAATGCAGTTATACACCTGGGAACACACGGAACCCTTGAGTGGCTGCCAGGAAAATCCGTTGGACTCTCCTCACTTGACTGGCCAGACGTCATGATAGGTGACCTTCCCCACATCTACCCCTACATAGTCAACAACCCCGGTGAGGGAACACAGGCCAAGAGGAGGGGATATGCGGTGCTCATCAACCACAACATTCCACCGATGGTTGTGGGTGAACTCTACGGAGACCTGGCTGAACTCCAGCACAAGATCAACAGCTACCACTCAGCAGAGGATCCCCAGAGGAAACTGATAATTGCAGAGGAGATAAAGAACCTCACGTTGAAGCTGGACCTTCACAGGGAGCTGAACCTTGACCTCAATGCATCCTTTGAGGAGGCACTTGACAGGATCGAACACAGACTCGATGAACTCTCAGCAACACTGATACCCTACGGTCTGCATGTATTCGGAGAACCACTGAGCGGCCAGCTGCTCGATGCAATGGTTGAGGCCATTGTGAGCTTTTACCCGGCTACACGAAACACCACAGAGTTCAGGAACGCCATAAGGGAGAAACTGGCCAGTGACTGTGAGATCAGCAATCTTCTGAGGGCCCTTGAGGGCAGATTCGTTGAGCCGGGAAGGGGCGCCGACCCCATCAGGATACCCGATCTCCTGCCGACTGGTAAAAACTCCTACTCCTTTGACCCCAGACTGGCACCGGATAGGGCTGCATGGGAGATCGGTAAGAAGATGGCCGATGATCTCATAGCAGATTACCTTGCAAAGAACGGCAGGTACCCTGAAACCGTGGGGGTTGTTCTCTGGGCCATTGAAACCATGAGGACCAACGGACAGATAATAGCCATGGTGCTGAGACTGATAGGTGCTGAACCGGTATGGGATAAGTCAGGGAGATTCACAGGGATCAACGTGACCCCCCTTGCAACCCTGGGAAGGCCAAGGATCGACGTCCTTGTAACCATCAGCGGGCTCTTCAGGGATACCTTCGCCTACAGCATAGACAGGATGGACGAGGCAATAAGGCTTGTGATGAAACTGGATGAACCGGTGAACCAGAACTATCTCAGAAAACACTACCTTCAGGATCTCACAAATTACACCGCCAGGGGCCTGCCAATGGCAGATACACTTGCAGGGGCAAGGATATTCGGCAGCGCCCCTGGAAGTTACGGTACAGGGATACCTGCTGTTGTTGAGTCCACTGCCAAGTGGAACAACCAGTCACAGCTTGTTGAAACCTACCTTAACCACATGGGATTCATCTATGGAAAGGACATATACGCCATTGATGCAAAGGAGGTCTTCATGAAGCAGCTATCAAATGTCGATGCAACCGTGCAGGTGAGGGACAGTGTCTACGGGGTTCTGGACAACGATGACGTCTACCAGTACCTTGGAGGGCTCACAATGGCTGCAGGGGCAATGTCAGGTAAGAATATTGCATCCTACATTGCCAACACAAGGTTCACCCCGAGGATTGAGACACTCTCAGATTTCATTGCAGCTGAACTGAGGACGAGGACCTACAACCCAAAGTGGATTGAGGGAATGCTCAGCCAGGGATTCTCAGGTGGCCATCAGATCTCAAAGGAGATAGGACACCTCTTCGGGTGGAGCGCAGTCACACCTGAACTTGTACAGGACTGGATGTGGCAGAGGGTCGCTGAGACCTATGTCCTTGATTCCTCTGTGAGGGACAGGTTCAGGAGTGTGCAGCCCTACTCATATGCTTCCACCGTGGCATGGCTTCTTGAGGCCAGCAGAAGGGGCCTGTGGAGGGCTGATTCAGCAACGCTTCAGAGGCTTGCAGATGAGTATATCTCGGCGGTCAATGAGTATGGTGTTGTCTGCTGTCACCATACCTGTGCCAACATCGTCTTCAATGAGTGGGTTGTGAAGCTCTCTTCCCTTAACCAGGCTGCCCTGAGGAAGTTTGCAAGTGCAATGGCCGCAGCCACAGGCAAATCCATTGATGTACCGGGATCTGATACAGGGTCTGATACATCTGGTGGGACAGGTGACGATGGTCTTGATGCTGGTGAGACCGGCGCACCTTCATCAGGTTCATCCGGTGGAAGATCAGGTTCCACACCCAGTGAGGCTGTCAGTTCTGGTGAGTCATCTGATACGAGTGAGGTTTCACAGTCAGAACCTTCCGGTGAGTCAGGTAAGGCCTATGAGGTTGCTGCTTCAAGTCAGAACGGTTCAGCAAGCACCCAGACACCACTTTATGCTCTTGCTGGAATCATAGGAATTGTATGCCTCCTTGGAGCAGGATACTTCTACCAGGGAAGAAATTAA